One segment of Carya illinoinensis cultivar Pawnee chromosome 1, C.illinoinensisPawnee_v1, whole genome shotgun sequence DNA contains the following:
- the LOC122275317 gene encoding 40S ribosomal protein S18-like produces the protein MSLVANEEFQHILRVLNTNVDGKQKIMFALTSIKGIGRRLANIVCKKADVDMNKRAGELTAAELDNLMVIVANPRQFKIPDWFLNRKKDYKDGKYSQVVSNALDMKLRDDLERLKKIRNHRGLRHYWGLRVRGQHTKTTGRRGKTVGVSKKR, from the exons ATG TCTCTGGTAGCGAATGAGGAATTCCAGCACATTTTGCGTGTGCTGAACACAAACGTGGATGGGAAGCAGAAGATAATGTTCGCGCTTACCTCCATCAAAGGTATCGGTCGCCGTCTCGCCAACATTGTCTGCAAGAAAGCTGATGTAGACATGAACAAGCG AGCTGGTGAGCTGACGGCTGCTGAGCTTGATAACCTCATGGTGATCGTTGCAAACCCTCGCCAGTTCAAGATTCCTGACTGGTTTCTGAACAGGAAGAAGGATTACAAGGATGGCAAGTATTCCCAGGTTGTCTCCAATGCTTTGGACATGAAGCTCAGAGATGATCTTGAGCGTTTGAAGAAGATCAG GAACCACCGTGGTCTGCGACATTACTGGGGTCTTCGAGTGCGTGGACAGCACACAAAGACAACTGGCCGCCGTGGGAAGACTGTTGGTGTCTCAAAGAAGCGCTga